One segment of Paenibacillus rhizovicinus DNA contains the following:
- a CDS encoding VOC family protein translates to MINKVGQVMLYVNDQDASKDFWTEKLGFEVIAEVTNGPMRWIEVAPKGAATSIILHNKEFVAKMNPGMNLGTPSIMFQSDQFDALNSDLKNKGVKVGEIMEIPTGRVFNFADHEDNYFAVSEVK, encoded by the coding sequence ATGATTAACAAAGTCGGCCAAGTGATGTTGTATGTGAATGACCAAGACGCATCCAAAGATTTTTGGACGGAGAAGCTAGGTTTCGAGGTCATCGCGGAAGTAACCAATGGTCCGATGAGATGGATCGAAGTCGCTCCTAAAGGCGCAGCAACCAGCATTATTCTTCATAATAAAGAGTTCGTTGCCAAAATGAACCCGGGCATGAATCTGGGAACGCCTTCGATTATGTTCCAATCGGATCAGTTCGATGCGCTGAACAGCGACCTCAAGAACAAAGGCGTCAAGGTTGGAGAGATCATGGAGATTCCTACCGGCAGAGTCTTTAACTTCGCTGACCATGAAGATAATTACTTCGCAGTCTCCGAAGTGAAATAA
- a CDS encoding SRPBCC domain-containing protein, producing MSNNAMVSSVENDRVLVLERVFNAPRDLVFQMFKEAEHLKRWWGPKGWEIPVCIIDFRPGGVWHYCMKCVDENQGHFFGMESWGKGIYEEIVEPETIIYTDYFSDADGTINEAMPSTLIKIEFHEQDGKTKLVNRSEYASAEALQTVMDMGMLQGITETWDRLSELLESIK from the coding sequence ATGTCTAATAATGCAATGGTTTCTAGTGTAGAGAACGATCGGGTGCTGGTATTGGAGCGAGTGTTCAATGCGCCGCGAGATCTCGTATTCCAGATGTTTAAGGAAGCCGAGCATCTCAAGCGTTGGTGGGGACCGAAAGGTTGGGAGATCCCGGTTTGTATCATCGATTTCCGTCCGGGCGGCGTGTGGCATTACTGCATGAAGTGCGTGGATGAGAATCAAGGTCATTTTTTCGGCATGGAATCCTGGGGGAAAGGGATCTACGAGGAAATCGTCGAGCCGGAAACGATTATCTATACCGACTACTTCTCGGATGCCGATGGCACGATCAACGAAGCGATGCCATCGACCTTAATCAAGATCGAGTTCCACGAGCAAGACGGCAAGACCAAGCTGGTTAACCGTTCCGAATATGCGTCGGCAGAAGCGCTGCAAACCGTTATGGACATGGGCATGCTGCAAGGAATCACCGAAACTTGGGATCGCTTGAGCGAGCTGTTGGAATCGATCAAGTAA
- a CDS encoding ArsR/SmtB family transcription factor yields MNNSDMNLTTLSALAEPNRMKIVQLLRDGPLAVGEIAEHLGLRQPQASKHMKVLSDSGIVEVRVDANRRIYSLRPEPFQAMDNWLQSFRNVMEDRLDNLDNYLHELQHKQEP; encoded by the coding sequence ATGAATAATTCCGACATGAACCTGACGACGCTGAGTGCTTTGGCAGAACCCAATCGTATGAAGATCGTTCAACTTCTGCGTGACGGCCCTCTAGCCGTCGGCGAAATCGCCGAGCATCTGGGGCTTCGCCAGCCGCAAGCGTCGAAGCATATGAAGGTGCTTAGCGACAGCGGAATCGTGGAAGTGCGAGTCGATGCGAATCGCCGGATTTACAGTCTTCGGCCTGAACCTTTTCAGGCGATGGATAACTGGTTACAGTCCTTCCGGAACGTGATGGAAGATCGCTTGGATAACTTGGACAATTACTTACATGAATTACAACATAAGCAAGAACCATAA
- a CDS encoding GNAT family protein, giving the protein MSFMVREYLEPDLEAILRISESVYGTRMGSYSLVSNLQESSMLKKYVVTNEQDHVIGYGLVKEQHNSPHLILKVEIIFQPEQEAVEMLFSKIIADIEIIGPYAIQARTIHDQIQSLQLYEKYGFHEDHRMMHAYLPLINKDLAPFTNTKDKLSSKEIVLSTLAEEMVSDANYFEKLQALHHLTWDDYPRESLLPPTTPNDYMLTHEDNIPEAYFIATMGHLYIGHSHLMRIPSDPLNLIQGLTATRKEFRGEGIATALKVKGIEYAQKMGYAGIYTSNRNTNGPMDTVNRKLGWRPTYSEVRLERSLLKRIDEDGY; this is encoded by the coding sequence ATGTCATTTATGGTACGCGAGTATCTTGAACCGGATTTAGAAGCAATTCTGAGGATTAGTGAGTCCGTCTATGGTACGAGAATGGGTTCGTACTCATTGGTTTCTAACTTACAAGAGAGCAGCATGCTTAAGAAGTACGTCGTAACGAATGAACAAGATCATGTCATTGGATACGGATTAGTGAAGGAACAACATAATTCACCGCACTTGATCCTCAAAGTGGAAATCATATTTCAACCTGAACAAGAGGCCGTGGAGATGTTATTCAGTAAAATCATCGCTGATATTGAAATTATCGGACCTTATGCGATTCAAGCAAGAACAATTCATGATCAAATTCAATCCCTACAGCTATATGAAAAATACGGATTTCACGAAGACCATAGGATGATGCATGCTTATTTGCCTCTAATTAATAAGGACCTTGCTCCGTTTACTAATACGAAAGACAAGCTGAGCTCAAAAGAAATCGTTCTTTCAACGTTAGCGGAGGAGATGGTTTCCGATGCGAATTATTTCGAGAAATTGCAAGCGCTGCACCACTTAACTTGGGACGATTATCCGCGAGAATCGCTGTTGCCTCCAACGACTCCTAATGATTACATGCTGACGCACGAAGATAATATTCCAGAAGCCTACTTTATTGCGACGATGGGACATTTATATATTGGACATAGTCACTTGATGAGAATACCATCCGATCCCCTGAATTTAATACAAGGGCTAACTGCAACAAGGAAAGAATTTCGAGGGGAAGGGATAGCCACAGCCTTAAAAGTCAAAGGGATCGAATATGCACAAAAGATGGGATATGCAGGTATTTACACTTCCAATCGCAATACGAATGGACCAATGGATACAGTGAATCGAAAATTAGGGTGGCGGCCGACTTATAGCGAAGTGAGACTAGAAAGATCATTGCTGAAGCGAATCGACGAAGATGGATATTAG
- a CDS encoding LysR family transcriptional regulator, whose protein sequence is MDIRQLRYFIAIVEEGSISAAARKLHLSQPPVSQLLKAIEDELGAKLVERHGKRLEVTEAGKALYKYALQLDQLMEEAKMEVKDVGNGVNGRLTVGVNTFSVAELPEILLRFQRQYPKVTYKIQQNESAHLCRLVRDREIELAFIRMPLELDDFAVLHLYAEPFYLITSNKQQLPENEVSLEDVQSLPLLLPSTQGLGVHYLILEAFSRFHLQPDMIGECSDVVLLMDLVSSDFCASIVPETMLRRHKGYAIQARKISGPSELTSPVGLIWLKNHHLSKTAQNFIQFMEQGR, encoded by the coding sequence ATGGACATTCGACAACTTCGTTATTTTATCGCGATTGTGGAGGAAGGAAGCATATCAGCCGCTGCGAGAAAGCTCCACCTCTCCCAACCGCCCGTCAGCCAGCTGTTGAAAGCCATCGAAGACGAGCTCGGGGCAAAATTAGTGGAACGACATGGGAAACGGCTCGAAGTGACGGAAGCGGGAAAAGCGTTGTATAAATATGCTTTGCAGCTGGATCAGTTAATGGAAGAAGCCAAAATGGAAGTGAAGGACGTTGGAAACGGGGTGAACGGCAGACTGACGGTCGGCGTGAATACGTTCTCCGTTGCGGAGCTGCCCGAAATCCTTCTTCGCTTTCAACGGCAGTACCCGAAGGTAACGTATAAAATTCAGCAAAACGAATCTGCGCATCTATGCCGTTTAGTCCGAGACCGGGAAATCGAACTGGCCTTCATTCGAATGCCGCTCGAGCTGGATGATTTTGCGGTGCTGCATCTCTATGCCGAACCGTTCTACTTGATTACATCCAATAAACAGCAGCTGCCCGAGAACGAAGTCTCGCTCGAGGACGTTCAGAGCCTTCCCCTGCTATTGCCAAGCACACAGGGTTTAGGCGTGCACTATTTGATATTGGAGGCATTCTCCCGCTTCCATCTGCAGCCCGACATGATTGGCGAATGTTCCGATGTCGTGCTGTTAATGGACCTCGTGTCGTCCGACTTCTGTGCGTCGATCGTTCCGGAAACGATGCTTAGAAGGCACAAGGGCTATGCGATTCAAGCGCGCAAAATCTCCGGTCCATCTGAATTGACGTCCCCGGTCGGATTAATCTGGCTGAAGAATCACCATTTATCCAAAACGGCACAAAACTTTATCCAGTTCATGGAACAAGGCAGGTAA
- a CDS encoding amidohydrolase — protein sequence MNNSAYWLVNVRLESGYGYEEDTIIGTETELCHLRIEDGKIAAIASAGNWPNDGLPRQDAAGLLMLPAFKEMHIHIDKTFYSGPWRAVRPVSSIFERFEEERELLPKLLPTAQQRAENMLGMLLGHGSTHVRTHCNIDPVVGLKNLEATMQAFQTFAGKMSYEVVAFPQHGLLRSNSIELVRKAMSHGATHVGGVDPASVDADVEKSLQTIMDIAVQANAGVDIHIHDRGDSGLTTMHRLADLTAQAGWQGRVTVSHAFGFAGAMEAAAELAERFAELGISVTSTVPIGNMIMPIPMLKAKGVNVELGNDSITDHWSPFGTGDCLEKAGRLAELYRNVDERSLAESLGFITGGVLPLDAKGQRTWPAVGDAADAVFVQASCSSEAVARRAKREAVLFQGAIVSGSLNTVQA from the coding sequence ATGAATAATTCGGCATATTGGCTGGTCAACGTTCGTCTGGAAAGCGGCTACGGCTATGAAGAAGACACGATAATCGGAACCGAAACAGAGCTCTGTCATCTTCGGATAGAGGATGGGAAAATCGCGGCGATCGCGTCTGCCGGCAATTGGCCGAACGATGGCCTTCCCCGTCAGGATGCAGCTGGACTTCTCATGCTGCCCGCGTTCAAGGAAATGCACATTCATATCGACAAAACCTTTTACAGCGGGCCTTGGAGAGCCGTGCGGCCGGTATCCAGCATATTCGAACGCTTCGAAGAAGAACGCGAATTGCTGCCGAAGCTGCTGCCAACGGCTCAGCAGCGGGCGGAGAATATGCTCGGCATGCTGCTGGGGCACGGCTCCACGCATGTCCGGACGCACTGCAACATCGACCCGGTCGTCGGCTTGAAAAATTTGGAGGCCACTATGCAGGCATTCCAGACCTTTGCTGGAAAAATGTCCTATGAGGTCGTTGCCTTTCCCCAGCACGGATTGCTTCGCTCCAACTCGATCGAGCTTGTCCGGAAAGCGATGAGCCATGGGGCTACCCATGTCGGCGGAGTTGACCCGGCATCCGTGGATGCGGATGTCGAGAAGTCGCTGCAGACGATCATGGACATCGCCGTCCAAGCGAATGCAGGCGTCGACATCCATATTCACGACCGAGGAGACTCCGGGTTGACGACGATGCACCGGCTAGCCGACCTTACGGCGCAAGCAGGCTGGCAAGGACGGGTGACGGTCAGCCACGCGTTCGGCTTCGCGGGCGCGATGGAAGCCGCTGCGGAATTGGCGGAGCGTTTTGCCGAATTAGGCATATCCGTCACTTCGACCGTACCGATCGGCAACATGATCATGCCGATCCCAATGCTGAAAGCGAAAGGGGTCAATGTCGAACTAGGCAACGACAGCATAACCGATCATTGGTCGCCGTTCGGTACCGGGGATTGCTTGGAGAAAGCAGGGCGTCTCGCCGAGCTGTACCGAAACGTCGACGAACGTTCGCTAGCCGAGTCGCTCGGTTTCATTACTGGAGGCGTACTACCGCTTGATGCCAAAGGCCAACGGACGTGGCCGGCGGTTGGCGATGCAGCCGACGCAGTCTTCGTACAAGCCAGCTGCTCCTCGGAAGCAGTGGCTCGAAGGGCGAAGCGCGAGGCGGTTTTATTCCAAGGCGCGATCGTATCCGGATCGTTGAACACTGTGCAAGCCTGA
- the ade gene encoding adenine deaminase codes for MEQNHAKLRTRIRVAAKQEPADLVIRNGRIVNVFTGEMLTGDIAISGGVIAGIGSYEGKETVDAQGRYIVPGFIDGHVHIESSLLTPPQFARVLLLHGVTTVITDPHEIANVAGTTGIQYMLDAAEGLPIDSYVMLPSCVPATPFESNGATLVAEQLAPFYNHSRVLGLAEVMDYPSVANTEKHMLDKLAATHKADALIDGHAAGISRDGLNVYMAAGIRTDHESVNLQEAQDRLDMGMYLMIREGTVAKDLDALLPVVTARNARRCLFVTDDKLIDELVNEGSIDHILRLAMAKGLDPITAIQMATLNAAECFRLHRHGAIAAGYQADLVLLDDLENVKIHQVYKRGRCVVDAGRIVEESFPPPNPTIDSLRDHLPGIRVHDIRSADLAIPLQADRCHIIEVIPNSLVTHHRIEQVEVNDGMFMPSVHDDLLKLAVVERHHATGNVGVGIVKGFGLQRGAIATTVAHDSHNIVVVGTSDEEMLAAIEEVIRTGGGAAVAAGREILASLPLPIAGLMSDRPYGEVCEGLEKLVNAMAEIGASRAYNPLLTLSFLTLPVIPHLKLTDKGLFDFASYSHISVEARNE; via the coding sequence ATGGAACAGAACCATGCCAAGCTGCGTACGCGAATCCGTGTCGCGGCCAAACAGGAGCCCGCGGACCTGGTCATTCGCAATGGCCGCATTGTTAACGTGTTTACAGGCGAAATGTTGACAGGCGATATTGCAATTTCAGGGGGAGTCATCGCCGGAATCGGTTCGTACGAGGGAAAAGAAACCGTCGATGCCCAAGGACGTTATATCGTTCCCGGATTCATCGATGGTCATGTTCACATTGAAAGCTCGCTGCTCACGCCGCCTCAATTCGCGCGCGTGCTTCTTCTGCACGGGGTCACCACGGTCATTACGGATCCGCATGAAATCGCGAACGTCGCAGGCACGACGGGGATTCAATATATGCTCGATGCTGCCGAAGGCCTGCCCATCGACAGCTATGTCATGCTGCCATCGTGCGTACCGGCCACTCCGTTCGAGAGCAATGGCGCGACGCTTGTCGCCGAACAGTTGGCGCCTTTCTATAACCACTCCCGCGTGCTGGGATTAGCCGAGGTCATGGATTATCCATCCGTTGCGAATACGGAGAAGCATATGCTTGATAAGCTTGCGGCGACTCATAAGGCAGATGCCCTCATAGACGGACATGCTGCCGGAATCAGCCGAGACGGGCTGAATGTGTACATGGCTGCAGGCATCCGAACCGATCACGAGAGCGTCAACTTGCAAGAAGCGCAGGACCGGCTCGACATGGGCATGTATTTGATGATCCGCGAAGGGACGGTTGCTAAGGATCTTGATGCGCTGCTGCCTGTCGTCACGGCGCGAAACGCAAGGCGCTGCCTGTTCGTAACGGACGATAAACTGATCGACGAGCTGGTGAACGAAGGCAGCATCGACCATATTCTAAGGCTCGCGATGGCTAAAGGACTCGACCCGATCACGGCAATCCAGATGGCGACGCTCAATGCGGCGGAGTGCTTCCGGCTCCATCGGCATGGCGCAATCGCAGCCGGGTATCAAGCCGACTTGGTACTGCTCGACGACCTGGAGAACGTAAAGATCCATCAAGTGTATAAACGCGGCCGCTGCGTCGTGGATGCCGGCCGCATAGTGGAAGAATCTTTTCCGCCGCCGAATCCTACGATAGACAGCTTAAGAGATCATCTTCCTGGAATACGAGTTCACGATATTCGCTCAGCGGATCTTGCCATTCCGCTGCAAGCGGATCGTTGCCATATCATCGAGGTCATACCGAATTCGCTCGTGACCCATCACCGTATCGAGCAGGTCGAAGTGAACGACGGTATGTTCATGCCATCCGTGCACGACGACTTGCTTAAGCTGGCCGTCGTCGAACGTCATCATGCGACCGGAAACGTCGGCGTGGGCATCGTCAAAGGCTTTGGACTCCAACGAGGAGCGATCGCGACGACCGTCGCGCATGATTCCCACAATATCGTCGTAGTCGGCACTTCCGACGAGGAGATGCTGGCTGCCATCGAGGAAGTCATACGCACGGGCGGCGGTGCCGCGGTCGCAGCCGGCCGCGAAATCCTCGCTTCTCTGCCGCTGCCGATTGCCGGATTAATGTCCGACCGGCCATATGGCGAGGTATGCGAAGGGCTCGAGAAACTGGTGAACGCGATGGCGGAAATCGGTGCCTCGCGGGCGTATAATCCGTTGCTGACCTTGTCCTTTCTGACGCTGCCCGTCATTCCCCACTTGAAGCTGACGGACAAAGGACTGTTCGATTTTGCGTCATATTCGCATATTTCGGTTGAGGCGCGAAACGAGTAG
- a CDS encoding amidohydrolase, which produces MQETYWLKNVRLENGHMTDNGAVTGTTTGLCDLLIENGKIAQITPVTLHLDGATAGERKSDARPALDARGLLALPSFVEKHCHLDKTLLGDRWRPVRPAPSIFERFEIEKNTLPKLATTMKERAETLLGILLQAGSTHVRTHVDIYPEVGLRHLEAIQEAIAAFEGKMSVEIVAFPQHGLIRTPSAGFIREALARGCALIGGVDPATVDGDMERSLQLMMELAVEANADVDLHLHDGGRIGLRTIKRLAELTEEAGWQGRVSISHAFALGDMEGTEADEMAQLLAGLGITIITSVPMGRTIPPVPFLHAKGVPVAVGCDNIFDSWSPFGNGDILERAGRLAERFGFSTEQALSDSLRYITGGRTPLSQDGNQAWPKPGAEASITFVEASCSAEAVARRANRPAVMYQGTIVSGSLERGRYHE; this is translated from the coding sequence ATGCAGGAAACGTATTGGTTGAAGAATGTCCGATTGGAAAACGGGCATATGACCGACAATGGCGCCGTGACGGGGACGACTACGGGGTTATGCGATTTGTTGATCGAGAACGGCAAGATTGCGCAAATCACACCGGTAACGCTGCATCTTGATGGAGCAACGGCAGGTGAAAGAAAGTCGGATGCGCGGCCCGCTCTTGATGCGCGCGGCCTGCTTGCGCTGCCGTCATTCGTGGAGAAGCACTGCCATCTGGACAAGACGCTGCTCGGCGACCGTTGGCGGCCGGTTCGTCCGGCGCCTTCAATCTTCGAACGCTTCGAGATCGAGAAGAACACGCTGCCCAAGCTGGCAACGACGATGAAGGAGCGGGCAGAAACGCTGCTCGGCATCTTGCTGCAGGCTGGTTCGACGCATGTTCGCACGCATGTCGACATTTACCCTGAAGTCGGGCTTCGTCACTTGGAGGCGATCCAGGAAGCCATTGCTGCCTTCGAGGGCAAAATGTCTGTCGAAATCGTCGCTTTTCCGCAGCACGGTCTCATCCGCACGCCATCCGCCGGGTTCATCAGAGAGGCGCTGGCTCGGGGCTGCGCATTAATCGGCGGCGTAGATCCGGCAACCGTGGACGGCGATATGGAAAGATCGCTGCAGCTGATGATGGAGCTAGCCGTGGAAGCGAATGCGGACGTCGATTTGCATCTTCATGACGGCGGGCGTATCGGACTCCGGACGATCAAGCGTTTGGCGGAGCTGACCGAGGAAGCCGGCTGGCAAGGCCGTGTCTCGATCAGCCATGCATTCGCGCTTGGCGATATGGAAGGCACAGAAGCGGATGAAATGGCGCAGCTGTTGGCTGGGCTTGGCATTACGATCATTACGAGCGTGCCGATGGGACGAACGATCCCGCCGGTTCCGTTCCTTCACGCGAAAGGCGTGCCGGTAGCGGTCGGCTGCGATAATATTTTCGATTCGTGGTCCCCTTTCGGCAACGGAGACATTCTTGAGCGCGCAGGCCGCTTGGCGGAACGGTTTGGCTTCAGCACGGAGCAGGCGCTATCCGATTCGCTTCGCTATATAACGGGCGGCCGGACGCCGCTGAGCCAGGACGGGAATCAAGCATGGCCGAAGCCGGGGGCCGAAGCGAGCATCACCTTCGTGGAAGCAAGCTGCTCGGCGGAAGCGGTCGCCAGAAGAGCGAATCGTCCGGCGGTCATGTATCAAGGAACGATCGTTTCCGGATCGCTTGAGAGAGGGCGATACCATGAATAA